From a region of the Rhinolophus sinicus isolate RSC01 linkage group LG04, ASM3656204v1, whole genome shotgun sequence genome:
- the LOC109452793 gene encoding arylamine N-acetyltransferase 1 isoform X3, whose amino-acid sequence MGIMDLEGYFKRIGYKNSRNELDLETLTDILQHQIRTVPFENLNIHCGQPMELGLEAIFDQVVRKNRGGWCLQVNHLLYWVLTTIGFETTMLGGYVYNTPANKYSSAMIHLLLKVAIDGKNYIVDAGFGRSYQMWQPLELISEKDQPQVPCIFRLTEEGEYWYLDQIRREQYIPNQEFLNSDLLEKKKYRKIYSFTLEPRTIADFELVNKYLQESAASVFTSKSFCSLQTPDGVQCLVGFTLTYRKFNYKDNMDLVEFKTLNEEEIEEELKNVFNISLEGKLVPKHGDKFFTI is encoded by the exons ATG GGGATCATGGACcttgaaggatattttaaaagaattggtTATAAGAACTCTAGGAACGAATTGGACTTGGAAACATTAACTGACATTCTTCAACACCAGATCCGAACCGTTCCCTTTGAGAACCTTAATATCCATTGTGGGCAACCTATGGAATTGGGCTTGGAGGCCATTTTTGATCAAGTTGTGAGGAAGAACCGGGGTGGGTGGTGTCTCCAAGTTAATCATCTTCTATACTGGGTTCTGACCACAATTGGTTTTGAGACTACAATGTTGGGAGGCTACGTTTACAATACTCCAGCCAACAAATACAGCAGTGCTATGATTCACTTGCTACTGAAGGTGGCTATTGACGGCAAGAACTACATAGTCGATGCTGGGTTTGGACGCTCTTATCAGATGTGGCAGCCTCTGGAGTTAATTTCTGAGAAGGATCAGCCTCAGGTGCCTTGTATCTTCCGCTTGACAGAAGAGGGAGAATATTGGTACCTGGACCAAATCAGAAGAGAGCAGTACATTCCAAATCAAGAATTTCTTAATTCTGAcctcctggaaaagaaaaagtaccgAAAAATCTACTCCTTTACTCTCGAACCTCGAACAATTGCAGACTTTGAATTGGTTAATAAATACCTTCAGGAGTCTGCAGCGTCTGTGTTTACAAGCAAGTCGTTTTGTTCCTTGCAGACCCCAGATGGTGTTCAGTGTTTAGTAGGCTTCACCCTCACATATAGGAAATTCAATTATAAGGACAATATGGATTTGGTCGAATTTAAGACACTGAATgaggaagaaatagaagaagagctgaaaaatgtatttaatatatctTTGGAGGGAAAGCTTGTGCCCAAACACGGTGATAAATTTTTTACCATTTAG
- the LOC109452793 gene encoding arylamine N-acetyltransferase 1 isoform X1, whose product MGIMDLEGYFKRIGYKNSRNELDLETLTDILQHQIRTVPFENLNIHCGQPMELGLEAIFDQVVRKNRGGWCLQVNHLLYWVLTTIGFETTMLGGYVYNTPANKYSSAMIHLLLKVAIDGKNYIVDAGFGRSYQMWQPLELISEKDQPQVPCIFRLTEEGEYWYLDQIRREQYIPNQEFLNSDLLEKKKYRKIYSFTLEPRTIADFELVNKYLQESAASVFTSKSFCSLQTPDGVQCLVGFTLTYRKFNYKDNMDLVEFKTLNEEEIEEELKNVFNISLEGKLVPKHGTERKRHREKLILDK is encoded by the exons ATG GGGATCATGGACcttgaaggatattttaaaagaattggtTATAAGAACTCTAGGAACGAATTGGACTTGGAAACATTAACTGACATTCTTCAACACCAGATCCGAACCGTTCCCTTTGAGAACCTTAATATCCATTGTGGGCAACCTATGGAATTGGGCTTGGAGGCCATTTTTGATCAAGTTGTGAGGAAGAACCGGGGTGGGTGGTGTCTCCAAGTTAATCATCTTCTATACTGGGTTCTGACCACAATTGGTTTTGAGACTACAATGTTGGGAGGCTACGTTTACAATACTCCAGCCAACAAATACAGCAGTGCTATGATTCACTTGCTACTGAAGGTGGCTATTGACGGCAAGAACTACATAGTCGATGCTGGGTTTGGACGCTCTTATCAGATGTGGCAGCCTCTGGAGTTAATTTCTGAGAAGGATCAGCCTCAGGTGCCTTGTATCTTCCGCTTGACAGAAGAGGGAGAATATTGGTACCTGGACCAAATCAGAAGAGAGCAGTACATTCCAAATCAAGAATTTCTTAATTCTGAcctcctggaaaagaaaaagtaccgAAAAATCTACTCCTTTACTCTCGAACCTCGAACAATTGCAGACTTTGAATTGGTTAATAAATACCTTCAGGAGTCTGCAGCGTCTGTGTTTACAAGCAAGTCGTTTTGTTCCTTGCAGACCCCAGATGGTGTTCAGTGTTTAGTAGGCTTCACCCTCACATATAGGAAATTCAATTATAAGGACAATATGGATTTGGTCGAATTTAAGACACTGAATgaggaagaaatagaagaagagctgaaaaatgtatttaatatatctTTGGAGGGAAAGCTTGTGCCCAAACACG gaacagaaagaaaaaggcacagagagaagctCATCCTAGATAAATGA
- the LOC109452793 gene encoding arylamine N-acetyltransferase 1 isoform X2, with product MDLEGYFKRIGYKNSRNELDLETLTDILQHQIRTVPFENLNIHCGQPMELGLEAIFDQVVRKNRGGWCLQVNHLLYWVLTTIGFETTMLGGYVYNTPANKYSSAMIHLLLKVAIDGKNYIVDAGFGRSYQMWQPLELISEKDQPQVPCIFRLTEEGEYWYLDQIRREQYIPNQEFLNSDLLEKKKYRKIYSFTLEPRTIADFELVNKYLQESAASVFTSKSFCSLQTPDGVQCLVGFTLTYRKFNYKDNMDLVEFKTLNEEEIEEELKNVFNISLEGKLVPKHGTERKRHREKLILDK from the exons ATGGACcttgaaggatattttaaaagaattggtTATAAGAACTCTAGGAACGAATTGGACTTGGAAACATTAACTGACATTCTTCAACACCAGATCCGAACCGTTCCCTTTGAGAACCTTAATATCCATTGTGGGCAACCTATGGAATTGGGCTTGGAGGCCATTTTTGATCAAGTTGTGAGGAAGAACCGGGGTGGGTGGTGTCTCCAAGTTAATCATCTTCTATACTGGGTTCTGACCACAATTGGTTTTGAGACTACAATGTTGGGAGGCTACGTTTACAATACTCCAGCCAACAAATACAGCAGTGCTATGATTCACTTGCTACTGAAGGTGGCTATTGACGGCAAGAACTACATAGTCGATGCTGGGTTTGGACGCTCTTATCAGATGTGGCAGCCTCTGGAGTTAATTTCTGAGAAGGATCAGCCTCAGGTGCCTTGTATCTTCCGCTTGACAGAAGAGGGAGAATATTGGTACCTGGACCAAATCAGAAGAGAGCAGTACATTCCAAATCAAGAATTTCTTAATTCTGAcctcctggaaaagaaaaagtaccgAAAAATCTACTCCTTTACTCTCGAACCTCGAACAATTGCAGACTTTGAATTGGTTAATAAATACCTTCAGGAGTCTGCAGCGTCTGTGTTTACAAGCAAGTCGTTTTGTTCCTTGCAGACCCCAGATGGTGTTCAGTGTTTAGTAGGCTTCACCCTCACATATAGGAAATTCAATTATAAGGACAATATGGATTTGGTCGAATTTAAGACACTGAATgaggaagaaatagaagaagagctgaaaaatgtatttaatatatctTTGGAGGGAAAGCTTGTGCCCAAACACG gaacagaaagaaaaaggcacagagagaagctCATCCTAGATAAATGA